A part of Vallitalea longa genomic DNA contains:
- a CDS encoding MFS transporter, with protein MNKIVVNNQMSNITLISLSRFISYFGDGVFFIGVNWFIYNESGSILFLSLFQAISGIPIILSIPFIGVLADRFSRKKLVISADILRCFIIVLLIVCVNFNYYIIPLFIAKVLLSLLETTYFISFSGLVVDSIKKDNLVSFNSTSTIAYQFGYLLGSASAGFIISIVGNVGVLVVDAISFILSAFSIMFVKRIVTTNEYHSIEKKDKIKYFTNIVEGLRIIRLNKVLRSIVIFSIPGPLLISLINLLEPAFISNILKGTATSLGFVDTALGIGTIFGALFIGILKKAKKENIYLWLGYILVSLGFVVFATVPTVLLAIVVNFFIGVFHSGIGIIYNSNIQYRCDKEYIGRITSFKRIIQNILATLILIVFGGIGSLLNYRYLFVILSIMTLLTGLFCYFIFRKKYKL; from the coding sequence ATGAACAAAATAGTGGTAAACAATCAAATGTCTAATATTACTTTAATATCTTTATCAAGGTTTATTTCCTATTTTGGTGATGGCGTCTTTTTTATTGGTGTTAATTGGTTTATATATAATGAATCTGGTTCTATATTATTTTTAAGTTTATTTCAGGCTATTAGTGGAATACCTATAATACTATCCATACCGTTTATAGGAGTTCTGGCAGATCGTTTCTCACGAAAAAAATTAGTAATATCAGCAGATATTTTAAGATGTTTTATTATAGTATTATTAATAGTCTGTGTTAACTTCAATTATTATATTATACCCTTATTTATAGCTAAAGTTTTACTTTCGCTATTAGAAACAACATATTTTATTTCTTTTTCGGGGTTGGTAGTCGATTCTATTAAAAAAGATAATTTAGTTAGTTTTAATTCCACATCTACAATAGCATATCAATTTGGGTATTTGTTAGGGTCAGCATCAGCTGGATTTATAATAAGTATAGTCGGTAATGTTGGAGTATTAGTAGTAGATGCAATAAGTTTTATATTATCTGCTTTTAGTATCATGTTTGTCAAGAGGATAGTTACAACGAATGAATATCATAGTATTGAAAAAAAAGATAAAATAAAATATTTTACTAATATTGTTGAAGGTTTAAGGATTATAAGGTTGAATAAGGTTTTACGTTCAATAGTAATATTTAGTATACCTGGTCCCTTATTGATTTCATTAATCAATTTGCTAGAACCAGCATTCATATCTAACATTCTTAAGGGAACTGCTACTTCGTTAGGATTTGTTGATACAGCTCTTGGAATAGGTACTATATTTGGTGCTCTATTTATAGGAATACTAAAAAAAGCAAAGAAAGAAAATATATATTTGTGGCTTGGATATATTTTGGTATCTCTTGGATTTGTTGTTTTTGCAACAGTACCAACAGTATTATTAGCTATTGTAGTTAATTTTTTTATTGGTGTTTTCCATTCTGGTATAGGCATAATATATAATAGCAATATACAGTACCGCTGTGATAAAGAGTACATTGGAAGAATAACTAGTTTTAAAAGGATTATACAAAATATTTTAGCAACACTAATATTAATTGTTTTTGGAGGAATAGGTTCGTTATTAAATTACAGATATCTATTTGTTATACTATCAATAATGACATTACTAACTGGTCTATTTTGCTATTTCATTTTTAGAAAAAAATATAAATTATAA
- a CDS encoding acyl carrier protein, which yields MTSEAVREKIIDIIVRDLEIPFRDEIKEDTLMIDIGMDSISIMTLLVYIEESFGLDIGDDFIIDSKTQKFGDILRYILCKVEIDY from the coding sequence ATGACGAGTGAAGCTGTAAGGGAAAAAATAATTGATATAATTGTTAGGGATTTGGAAATTCCATTTAGAGATGAAATTAAAGAAGATACTTTAATGATTGATATTGGTATGGATTCTATATCAATAATGACTTTATTGGTATATATTGAAGAAAGTTTTGGATTGGATATAGGTGATGATTTTATAATAGACAGCAAGACACAAAAATTTGGAGATATTTTACGATACATACTATGTAAGGTTGAGATTGATTACTAA
- the citX gene encoding citrate lyase holo-[acyl-carrier protein] synthase has protein sequence MNRILFEKEHVKDIRNSFNSNLAMIQIMVNMPGPNKNIYPSYELFQLGIKSMLTYLKQNNIDIKNIYIIHSALGMIGFLQINKDARYIKKICIMLEQNNYLSKYWDIDVFNKMGIKISRNSMQLAARKCFICDRPAKECCFLQRHSTEQLVDKIINDYNKFLCCKN, from the coding sequence TTGAATAGAATATTGTTTGAAAAAGAACATGTTAAAGATATCCGCAATTCTTTTAATAGTAATTTGGCTATGATACAAATTATGGTAAATATGCCAGGACCAAATAAAAATATTTATCCAAGTTATGAGTTGTTTCAACTTGGTATCAAAAGTATGTTAACATATCTGAAACAAAATAATATTGATATTAAAAATATTTATATAATACATAGTGCTTTGGGAATGATAGGTTTTCTCCAGATTAATAAAGATGCAAGATATATAAAAAAAATTTGTATTATGCTAGAACAAAATAATTACTTAAGTAAATATTGGGATATTGATGTTTTTAATAAGATGGGAATAAAAATAAGTCGTAATTCAATGCAATTGGCTGCAAGAAAATGTTTTATCTGTGATAGGCCAGCAAAAGAATGTTGTTTTCTTCAAAGACATTCTACAGAACAATTAGTTGATAAGATAATAAATGATTACAATAAATTTTTATGTTGTAAAAATTGA
- a CDS encoding triphosphoribosyl-dephospho-CoA synthase, with amino-acid sequence MKDIDITAKWISDKMNFSLMAEVVSWPSPGLVSPIDSGCHKDMDVYTFINSSIALSDYFYLAAKKGIDYGLKKKVSNLFHSLQQLGLEAETNMFQMTNGINTHKGMIFHGILMCAAAGITYVRDRSLEPEHIRSYISEIVEKDISKQFEYAVECSYDKLTTGLKAYCKYGLKGIRGEAITGYKSIFEAGLPALKDAMLKDVGQRKAIIHTLLVLMSRTEDTTLLNREFNISRIEYVRNYAQNVLNNGSIFSINGQIQLKQMCQDFKEKSLSPGGSADLTCVTLALYLWDSGYTERSDYFE; translated from the coding sequence ATGAAGGATATTGATATTACAGCTAAATGGATAAGTGACAAAATGAATTTTTCACTAATGGCAGAGGTAGTAAGCTGGCCTTCACCTGGACTGGTTAGTCCGATAGATAGTGGATGTCATAAGGATATGGATGTATATACATTTATTAATAGCAGTATAGCATTATCGGACTATTTTTATTTAGCAGCTAAAAAAGGTATTGATTATGGGTTGAAAAAGAAAGTGTCAAATTTATTTCATAGTCTGCAGCAGTTAGGATTAGAAGCTGAGACTAATATGTTTCAGATGACTAATGGAATTAATACACACAAAGGAATGATTTTTCATGGAATATTAATGTGTGCGGCTGCAGGAATAACATATGTGAGGGACAGAAGCTTAGAGCCTGAACATATACGCAGTTATATTAGTGAAATAGTAGAAAAAGATATTTCTAAACAGTTTGAATATGCAGTAGAATGTTCATATGACAAATTGACAACGGGACTTAAGGCGTATTGTAAATATGGTTTGAAGGGGATTAGAGGAGAGGCCATAACCGGTTACAAGAGTATATTTGAGGCAGGACTACCAGCACTGAAAGATGCAATGCTAAAAGATGTTGGACAGCGAAAAGCAATAATTCATACTCTACTTGTTTTAATGTCAAGGACAGAAGATACGACTTTGTTGAACAGAGAATTTAATATCAGTCGTATAGAATATGTACGAAATTATGCTCAAAATGTATTAAATAATGGAAGTATATTTAGTATCAATGGACAGATACAACTTAAACAAATGTGCCAAGACTTTAAAGAAAAATCTTTAAGCCCAGGTGGTTCAGCAGATCTTACCTGTGTTACATTGGCTTTATATTTATGGGATTCTGGTTATACAGAAAGGTCTGATTATTTTGAATAG